The Pasteurella multocida genome contains a region encoding:
- the modA gene encoding molybdate ABC transporter substrate-binding protein: MLKLKMITVSLATACLAFSLSAQAKVTVFAAASMTNALNQIAEDYKKVKPDQELVFSFASSSTLAKQIEEGAPVDIFVSANTKWMKHLSDKGLTIKDTEKVLVGNELVLIAPEASQLKEVDVAKGEWVAELKDSFLSVGDPDHVPAGQYAKEALTNLKLWDKVEAKLARGKDVRAALALVERAEAPLGIVYSTDGKVSKGVKIVGVFPADTYKAVEYPVALLKDRDNAETREFLNYLESAEAKKVLVSYGFSVK; this comes from the coding sequence ATGCTTAAATTAAAAATGATCACCGTTTCACTCGCAACTGCTTGTTTAGCATTTTCGCTTTCTGCGCAAGCGAAAGTAACGGTATTTGCTGCTGCATCAATGACTAATGCATTAAACCAAATTGCAGAAGATTATAAAAAAGTGAAACCAGATCAAGAATTGGTGTTTTCTTTTGCGTCTTCTTCAACGCTTGCAAAACAAATTGAAGAGGGGGCTCCCGTCGATATTTTTGTTTCAGCAAACACTAAATGGATGAAACACCTTTCAGATAAAGGATTAACCATTAAAGACACCGAAAAAGTGTTAGTTGGTAACGAATTGGTTTTAATTGCGCCAGAAGCCAGTCAATTAAAAGAAGTCGATGTAGCGAAAGGTGAATGGGTAGCCGAATTAAAAGACAGTTTCTTGTCTGTGGGCGATCCTGATCATGTGCCAGCGGGACAATATGCGAAAGAAGCGTTAACAAACTTAAAATTGTGGGATAAAGTGGAAGCAAAATTAGCACGTGGTAAAGATGTGCGTGCCGCTTTAGCTTTAGTTGAACGTGCTGAGGCGCCATTAGGTATTGTGTATAGCACAGATGGTAAAGTGAGCAAAGGGGTGAAAATTGTTGGTGTGTTCCCTGCGGATACTTACAAAGCGGTGGAATATCCAGTCGCCTTATTAAAAGATCGCGATAATGCAGAAACCCGCGAATTCTTAAACTATTTAGAATCAGCAGAAGCGAAAAAAGTACTTGTCAGCTACGGTTTCTCAGTGAAATAA
- a CDS encoding TonB-dependent receptor, producing MSTHKEKAVSYLGSVDWLFHPNYRIGLTLSRNERLPTPMELYYHGQHLATNSFEHGNKNLRKESSNNIELGFAYHTDKWDYKLSLYQNKFRNYIYNEDLARYGNAFLRRYTQARAKFHGIEAELNFRPTPDYQVTLFGDYVRGRLFDLPEQYGQRFYQGYIAYDEEGLIQANWEKQPYRIEGIKRNERDAPRVPPARLGMRLSGNVTEHLSFFADYTYVFSQQKTASSLSIKPPRALEASDFIDDDTGENLLLKGIDRDKYNRTDKAIADLSASDREDFESALEAIRLREENEKLPAKIEKIQEDPSKGHHLLNIGVNYQRQIGHLDYSVGFSVNNVLNQRVYVHTSYLPYVPQMGRNYVLNFGVKF from the coding sequence TTGTCCACTCACAAAGAGAAAGCCGTTTCATACTTGGGAAGTGTAGACTGGTTATTTCATCCTAATTATCGTATTGGTTTAACGCTATCTCGCAATGAACGTTTGCCAACACCCATGGAATTGTATTATCACGGGCAACATTTAGCGACTAACTCTTTTGAGCATGGTAATAAAAATTTACGTAAAGAAAGTTCCAATAATATTGAGTTAGGCTTTGCTTATCATACTGATAAATGGGATTACAAGCTTAGCCTGTATCAAAATAAATTTAGAAATTATATTTATAACGAAGATCTTGCTCGCTATGGTAATGCGTTTTTACGTCGTTACACGCAAGCACGAGCTAAATTCCATGGTATTGAAGCGGAACTTAATTTTAGACCAACACCAGATTATCAAGTGACCTTATTTGGTGATTATGTCAGAGGACGTTTGTTTGATTTACCAGAGCAATACGGACAACGTTTTTATCAAGGCTATATTGCTTATGATGAGGAAGGACTGATTCAAGCAAATTGGGAAAAACAACCTTACCGTATTGAAGGCATTAAACGTAATGAGCGTGATGCGCCTCGTGTGCCACCCGCACGTTTAGGTATGCGCCTGAGTGGCAATGTAACGGAACATTTATCTTTCTTTGCGGATTACACTTATGTCTTTTCTCAACAAAAAACTGCCTCTTCTTTATCAATTAAACCGCCGAGAGCGTTAGAAGCGAGTGATTTTATTGATGATGATACAGGTGAAAATTTATTGTTAAAGGGTATTGACCGCGACAAATATAATCGTACGGATAAAGCTATCGCAGATTTAAGTGCTTCTGATAGGGAAGATTTTGAAAGTGCGCTGGAAGCGATTCGTTTAAGAGAAGAAAATGAAAAGTTACCTGCTAAAATAGAAAAAATTCAAGAAGATCCGAGTAAAGGGCATCATTTGTTAAATATAGGTGTAAATTATCAACGTCAAATTGGGCATTTAGACTATTCTGTCGGTTTCAGTGTCAATAATGTATTAAACCAACGTGTTTATGTTCACACCTCTTATTTACCTTATGTGCCACAAATGGGACGCAATTATGTGCTGAATTTTGGGGTAAAATTCTAA
- a CDS encoding TonB-dependent receptor plug domain-containing protein: protein MVTNKLIKQITYLLPWSAVAFTHVIYAQTEMLDEIVVSGAQPHLAGSAIEHYQAISNQVIKKERLQKQSATLGNALAGELGVHSNPFGGGASAPIIRGQEGVRIKILQNGLDVVDMSAISPDHAVAADSLLAEQVELVRGASTLLYSSASAAGVVNVVDKRIPTAVPEKGYEGEIFTRFDTASQESTGTAGITFRLHPHLALRLEGLKRYSTHYRVPAFKSGGETIRYLPDSHNRSQVGTIGVSWIKDQSYLGVSYSERRDRYGLPGHNHKYDRCKSHVVDEAARPELGKGYLTPYPHLADDTDIVFAHLDGCIGGIDNDPSHSHDHPFGHEHDHSHGGPWVRLHSRRFDLRGQWDSPTAWLDKVKGSFSYADYIHYEYHSGQAGTDKFDRDSFIERERKKAEKNRGKAAGIYKNSGYNGKLEFYHTPIVGLSGVFGVQYSEYKTAILAPLGSGIKHQHHLVPNTQKQASFFAVENYVVDDFIFEVGARVDKQRIPIKYDQHVLNAHKK, encoded by the coding sequence GTGGTTACAAATAAATTAATTAAACAAATAACTTATTTATTACCTTGGAGTGCCGTCGCTTTTACTCATGTGATTTATGCTCAAACGGAAATGCTTGATGAAATTGTAGTCAGTGGTGCACAACCGCACTTAGCTGGTTCAGCGATAGAGCATTATCAAGCGATTTCCAATCAGGTGATTAAAAAAGAACGGCTGCAAAAACAATCTGCCACCTTAGGCAATGCCTTAGCAGGTGAATTAGGTGTGCATTCCAACCCTTTTGGTGGTGGGGCAAGTGCGCCAATTATCCGAGGACAAGAAGGTGTACGTATTAAAATTTTGCAAAATGGCTTAGATGTCGTGGATATGTCAGCGATTTCGCCGGATCATGCTGTTGCCGCCGATAGCTTATTAGCCGAACAAGTAGAATTAGTACGTGGTGCCTCCACTTTGTTATATTCTAGTGCTTCTGCCGCCGGTGTGGTGAATGTCGTGGACAAACGTATTCCAACAGCTGTACCTGAAAAGGGCTATGAAGGTGAAATTTTCACCCGTTTTGATACAGCAAGTCAGGAAAGTACTGGAACCGCAGGGATCACTTTTAGATTACATCCTCATCTTGCCTTACGTTTGGAAGGCTTAAAACGTTATTCGACTCATTATCGTGTACCAGCTTTCAAATCAGGTGGTGAAACGATTCGTTATTTGCCAGACAGTCATAACCGCTCACAAGTGGGAACCATTGGTGTTTCTTGGATTAAGGATCAATCTTATCTAGGGGTATCTTATAGTGAACGACGCGATCGCTATGGTTTGCCTGGTCATAATCATAAATATGATCGCTGTAAAAGCCATGTGGTTGATGAAGCGGCAAGACCTGAGCTTGGTAAAGGATATCTGACACCTTATCCACATTTAGCAGATGATACAGATATTGTGTTTGCACACTTAGATGGATGTATTGGTGGTATTGATAATGATCCTTCTCATAGCCATGATCACCCATTTGGTCATGAGCATGACCATTCTCATGGTGGTCCTTGGGTTAGATTACATTCAAGACGATTTGATTTACGTGGGCAATGGGATTCACCAACAGCATGGTTAGATAAAGTAAAAGGCAGTTTTTCTTATGCCGATTATATTCATTATGAATATCATTCAGGACAAGCTGGAACGGATAAATTTGATCGGGATAGCTTTATTGAACGTGAGCGTAAGAAAGCAGAGAAAAACCGCGGGAAAGCCGCCGGTATTTATAAAAACAGTGGCTATAATGGCAAACTGGAGTTTTATCATACCCCGATTGTAGGCTTAAGTGGGGTATTCGGTGTACAGTATAGCGAATACAAAACAGCCATTCTTGCACCGTTAGGCTCAGGGATAAAACATCAACATCATTTAGTGCCAAATACCCAGAAACAAGCCAGTTTCTTTGCAGTGGAAAATTATGTGGTAGATGATTTTATTTTTGAAGTAGGGGCGCGCGTGGATAAACAACGCATTCCGATTAAATATGATCAACATGTGTTGAATGCGCATAAAAAATAA
- a CDS encoding TOBE domain-containing protein, with protein MTLTSEILLTIKLQQQLFVDPKRIRLLKEIQKCGSINQAAKNAKVSYKSAWDHLAAMNEISPKPLLERNVGGKNGGGTELTVYAQRLLQLYDLLEHTQQKAFHILQDENLPLDSVLHATARFSLQSSARNQFFGDIVALRHENIHCFVAIQIKGLAQPLTVSITEKSAQRLKLTLGKEVMMMIKAPWVKVHREKPEGVNTFLVNVKEITDKGDVEEVILTSINKHADEDVEFCATLNKAENLKPDEQIWISIDPEQVILATLY; from the coding sequence ATGACATTAACGAGTGAAATTTTGCTCACAATAAAATTGCAACAGCAATTATTTGTTGATCCAAAAAGAATTCGCTTATTAAAAGAAATTCAGAAATGTGGTTCCATTAACCAAGCTGCTAAAAATGCCAAAGTCAGCTACAAAAGTGCATGGGATCATTTAGCCGCTATGAATGAAATCAGCCCCAAACCTTTACTTGAACGTAATGTGGGGGGAAAAAATGGCGGTGGTACCGAATTAACGGTGTATGCACAACGTTTATTACAGCTGTATGATTTGCTCGAACATACTCAACAAAAAGCCTTTCATATCTTACAAGATGAAAACTTACCTTTAGATAGCGTACTGCATGCGACTGCCCGCTTTTCCTTACAAAGTAGTGCGAGAAACCAATTCTTTGGAGATATTGTTGCACTACGCCATGAAAATATCCATTGCTTTGTGGCGATTCAAATTAAAGGATTAGCACAGCCATTAACCGTTTCGATCACAGAAAAAAGTGCGCAGCGTCTGAAACTCACGTTAGGCAAAGAAGTGATGATGATGATCAAAGCACCGTGGGTCAAAGTACATCGTGAAAAACCAGAGGGAGTCAACACCTTCTTGGTCAATGTAAAAGAAATCACGGATAAAGGAGATGTGGAAGAAGTCATTTTAACCTCTATCAACAAACACGCTGATGAAGATGTGGAATTTTGTGCCACACTCAATAAAGCAGAAAATTTGAAACCAGATGAACAAATTTGGATCAGTATTGATCCCGAACAAGTGATCTTAGCAACATTGTATTAA
- the yfbR gene encoding 5'-deoxynucleotidase, translated as MQAVIKISHFFACLDRLRLIQRWSLMRNIEKENLAEHSLQVAFVAHALAVIKNKFYQGHLNPDRIAVMAMYHDTSEIFTGDLPTPIKYFNPKITQAYKEIENAAEAHLLALLPKELQADFAPYLDSTQFSAQEKHVVKQADLICAYVKAQFELENGNQEFKAAKARLETLMKTWHSDEMRYFIEVFIPSFGKPIDEITL; from the coding sequence GTGCAAGCCGTTATTAAAATAAGTCATTTTTTTGCTTGTTTAGATCGCTTACGTTTGATCCAACGTTGGTCTTTAATGCGTAATATTGAAAAGGAAAATTTGGCAGAACATAGCCTACAAGTTGCTTTTGTAGCACATGCCTTGGCTGTCATTAAAAATAAATTTTATCAAGGTCATTTAAATCCTGATCGTATTGCTGTGATGGCGATGTATCATGATACCTCAGAAATTTTTACTGGTGATTTACCTACCCCCATTAAATATTTCAACCCCAAAATTACACAAGCATATAAAGAAATTGAAAATGCCGCAGAAGCTCATTTATTGGCGTTATTACCCAAAGAGTTACAAGCTGATTTTGCCCCTTACCTTGATTCAACCCAGTTTTCTGCGCAAGAAAAGCATGTCGTCAAGCAAGCAGATCTTATTTGTGCTTATGTCAAAGCGCAATTTGAATTAGAAAATGGCAATCAAGAATTTAAAGCGGCCAAGGCACGTCTAGAGACATTAATGAAAACCTGGCATAGTGATGAAATGCGCTATTTTATTGAGGTATTTATTCCCAGTTTTGGTAAACCTATTGATGAAATTACACTTTAA
- the degS gene encoding outer membrane-stress sensor serine endopeptidase DegS yields the protein MIKKLFHSVMIGLVCAAVILVFSHVNQFSLLKAPEPMSFKDAVRVASPAVVNVYNRSFSANSAEQLEVGNLGSGVIMSKDGYILTNKHVIQNADQIVVALQNGQLFDASLIGSDTLTDLAVLKIRADNLSTIPQNPQRQMHVGDVALAIGNPYNLGQSVSQGIISAIGRNAVGDSVGRQNFIQTDASINRGNSGGALINSVGELIGINTLSIGKTAGEIAEGLNFAIPIELANDVMKKIIRDGRVIRGYFGVQSDILFNNGQGAHLEKGILITNVNPEGPAGKAGVKAGDIILKVGDVDAISPAQMMQVISNTRPNTQLNVVISRLGKIIELPVIIEEYPLN from the coding sequence ATGATCAAAAAACTTTTTCATTCAGTGATGATTGGGTTAGTGTGTGCCGCAGTGATTCTGGTATTTTCACACGTTAACCAATTTAGCTTACTCAAAGCACCAGAACCGATGAGCTTTAAAGACGCTGTGCGAGTTGCCTCCCCAGCTGTAGTGAATGTCTATAATCGTTCTTTTTCGGCGAATAGTGCCGAGCAATTAGAAGTGGGCAATTTAGGATCAGGCGTGATTATGTCAAAAGATGGTTATATTTTGACAAATAAACACGTTATTCAAAACGCCGATCAAATTGTGGTCGCATTACAAAATGGGCAACTTTTCGATGCCAGTTTAATTGGTTCTGATACTTTGACGGATCTTGCTGTTCTTAAAATTCGTGCGGATAATTTATCGACGATTCCACAAAATCCGCAACGACAAATGCATGTTGGTGATGTGGCGTTGGCGATTGGGAATCCCTATAACTTGGGGCAAAGCGTTTCGCAAGGAATTATTAGTGCAATTGGACGTAATGCGGTGGGGGATTCTGTTGGGCGACAAAACTTTATTCAAACGGATGCTTCGATTAACCGTGGCAATTCAGGTGGCGCGTTAATTAATAGCGTAGGAGAATTAATAGGTATCAATACCCTAAGTATTGGTAAAACCGCCGGTGAAATTGCCGAAGGGCTAAATTTTGCAATCCCGATTGAATTGGCGAATGATGTGATGAAAAAAATTATTCGTGATGGACGAGTCATTCGTGGTTACTTTGGTGTACAAAGTGATATTTTATTTAATAATGGTCAAGGCGCCCATTTGGAAAAAGGGATTTTGATTACCAATGTTAATCCAGAGGGACCAGCAGGTAAGGCAGGCGTGAAAGCCGGCGATATTATTTTAAAAGTGGGTGATGTTGATGCCATTTCACCCGCGCAAATGATGCAAGTGATCAGCAATACGCGACCTAATACTCAATTGAATGTGGTCATTTCTCGTTTAGGAAAAATTATTGAACTTCCTGTGATCATCGAAGAATATCCGTTAAATTAA
- the ribD gene encoding bifunctional diaminohydroxyphosphoribosylaminopyrimidine deaminase/5-amino-6-(5-phosphoribosylamino)uracil reductase RibD — MMTFTAQDVVYMQMALELAEKGQFTTTPNPSVGCVLVKDGIIVGRGFHVKAGEAHAEVMALREAGENARGATAYVTLEPCSHVGRTPPCAQGLIDAGVVKVVSAMCDPNPQVAGRGLRMLSDAGIESAVGLLAEKAEWLNRGFLKRMRTGRPYVQLKMAMSLDGRTAMANGESKWITGELARADVQAERAKASAILSTSATVLADDPLLNVRWQQLPDKVKADYTQAQLRQPVRVILDSQHRVQPSHRLFSLSSPVWLVSQTARSLLEFPAHCEQIQLSASTNALADLMAELGQRQINTLWIEAGATLAGALIEAKLVDELIIYIAPKLLGDAARGLCKLPHLSTLAEASLWQLHSIEKLGDDLKTIYHPRITEPT, encoded by the coding sequence ATGATGACATTTACGGCACAAGATGTAGTGTACATGCAAATGGCATTAGAGTTAGCGGAGAAAGGGCAATTTACTACTACACCGAACCCCTCAGTGGGTTGCGTATTAGTGAAAGACGGTATTATTGTTGGACGTGGCTTTCATGTTAAAGCAGGCGAGGCGCATGCTGAAGTTATGGCATTGCGAGAGGCGGGAGAAAATGCACGAGGTGCAACCGCTTATGTGACGTTAGAACCGTGCTCACATGTTGGACGTACTCCCCCTTGTGCCCAAGGTTTGATCGATGCTGGTGTAGTGAAAGTCGTGAGTGCGATGTGCGATCCCAATCCGCAAGTGGCAGGTCGAGGATTACGCATGTTATCTGATGCGGGGATCGAAAGTGCGGTCGGTTTATTAGCTGAAAAGGCGGAGTGGCTTAATCGTGGTTTTCTTAAACGTATGCGTACTGGCAGACCTTACGTACAGCTAAAAATGGCTATGAGTTTAGATGGAAGAACCGCGATGGCAAACGGGGAAAGTAAGTGGATTACCGGTGAGCTTGCTCGTGCAGATGTGCAAGCAGAACGAGCCAAAGCCTCAGCGATTTTATCCACCAGTGCAACGGTGTTAGCTGATGATCCCTTATTAAATGTACGCTGGCAACAATTACCTGACAAGGTGAAAGCCGATTATACACAAGCGCAGCTACGTCAACCTGTGCGAGTGATTTTAGATTCTCAACATCGAGTTCAACCCTCACACCGACTTTTCAGTCTGTCTTCGCCAGTGTGGTTAGTGAGTCAAACTGCGCGTTCGTTACTTGAGTTTCCTGCACATTGCGAACAAATACAGCTTTCCGCTTCTACCAACGCTTTAGCTGATTTAATGGCAGAATTAGGACAACGTCAAATCAATACGCTTTGGATTGAAGCCGGTGCGACATTGGCTGGTGCATTAATTGAGGCAAAATTAGTGGATGAATTGATCATTTACATTGCACCGAAATTATTAGGTGATGCCGCACGAGGATTATGTAAATTACCTCATTTAAGCACCTTGGCTGAGGCAAGTTTATGGCAATTGCATTCCATTGAGAAACTCGGCGATGATCTGAAAACGATTTACCACCCACGAATTACGGAGCCAACATGA
- the nrdR gene encoding transcriptional regulator NrdR: MHCPFCSTEETKVIDSRLVSEGYQVRRRRECGNCHERFTTFETAELIIPKVIKNDGTREPFNEEKLRRGIQHALEKRPVSENDVEKAISYIIHRLRSTGEREVPSKLVGTLVMEELKKLDKVAYIRFASVYLSFDDINQFSKEIEKLRD; this comes from the coding sequence ATGCATTGCCCTTTTTGCTCTACGGAAGAAACGAAAGTGATCGATAGCCGTTTGGTGTCAGAAGGCTATCAAGTAAGACGTCGTCGTGAATGTGGAAATTGCCATGAGCGCTTTACCACCTTTGAAACGGCAGAGTTAATTATTCCCAAAGTGATTAAAAATGATGGCACACGTGAACCCTTTAATGAGGAAAAATTACGTCGTGGCATTCAGCATGCGTTAGAAAAACGCCCGGTAAGTGAGAACGATGTGGAAAAGGCGATTAGCTATATTATTCATCGTTTACGCAGTACGGGTGAACGTGAAGTACCAAGCAAATTAGTTGGGACGTTAGTCATGGAAGAGCTGAAAAAATTGGATAAAGTGGCTTATATTCGTTTTGCGTCAGTGTATTTAAGTTTCGATGATATTAACCAATTTAGTAAAGAAATTGAAAAATTAAGGGATTAA
- a CDS encoding uracil-DNA glycosylase-like protein has translation MLVLSYFMPELLIETHPFPAIFPAHAKVMMMGTFPPKEDKRCMHFHYPNFQNDMWRIYGLVFFDDATYFQIPDEKRFDPAKIEMFLRERGIALCSTVQRAVREKENASDKFLTVVEPVDLAAALQQVPNCCWLFTTGGKATEIILSLLKEKVNTPLTNQFVQFDYAGRKLSLYRLPSTSRAYPMSLQNKAEFYRTFFKLAGILP, from the coding sequence ATGCTTGTTTTGAGTTACTTTATGCCTGAATTACTGATTGAAACACACCCCTTTCCAGCCATTTTTCCTGCCCATGCTAAAGTCATGATGATGGGGACATTCCCACCGAAAGAAGATAAACGCTGTATGCATTTTCATTATCCTAACTTTCAAAACGATATGTGGCGCATTTATGGGTTAGTGTTTTTTGATGATGCCACTTATTTTCAAATCCCAGATGAAAAGCGTTTTGACCCGGCAAAAATTGAGATGTTTTTACGTGAACGTGGTATTGCACTATGTTCTACGGTACAACGTGCCGTTCGTGAAAAAGAGAATGCTTCCGATAAGTTTTTGACAGTTGTTGAACCTGTGGATTTGGCTGCAGCATTGCAGCAAGTACCTAATTGTTGTTGGTTATTTACAACAGGCGGTAAAGCAACAGAGATCATTTTGAGTTTGTTAAAGGAGAAAGTGAACACACCGCTAACGAATCAATTTGTGCAATTTGATTATGCAGGAAGAAAGCTGAGTTTATATCGGCTACCTTCGACCTCTCGAGCCTATCCAATGTCTTTGCAAAATAAAGCGGAATTTTACCGCACTTTCTTTAAATTAGCCGGGATCTTGCCGTAA
- the pntB gene encoding Re/Si-specific NAD(P)(+) transhydrogenase subunit beta has protein sequence MSEGLVQAAYIVAALLFIMSLAGLSKHETAKAGCWYGIVGMAIALVATIFGPQSAGTFWILIAMAVGAVIGIKRALKVEMTEMPELVAILHSFVGLAAVLVGFNSYGLHHEAVMPANLDAAAQAAFIAEQQVLSNIHNVEVFLGIFIGAVTFTGSVVAFGKLRGIIDSKALTLPHRHKLNLAAIVVSALLMVSFLNSPENIFPVLLMTAIALAFGWHLVASIGGADMPVVVSMLNSYSGWAAAAAGFMLSNDLLIVTGALVGSSGAILSYIMCKAMNRSFISVIAGGFGNDPVASSDEEQGEHRETTAEEVAELLKNSSSVIITPGYGMAVAQAQYPVAEITQKLRERGINVRFGIHPVAGRLPGHMNVLLAEAKVPYDIVLEMDEINDDFADTDTVLVIGANDTVNPAAMDDPNSPIAGMPVLEVWKAQNVIVFKRSMNTGYAGVQNPLFFKDNTQMLFGDAKDRVDDILKAL, from the coding sequence ATGTCTGAAGGTTTAGTACAAGCGGCTTATATTGTCGCAGCATTACTTTTCATTATGAGCTTAGCAGGTCTGTCTAAACATGAAACTGCAAAAGCGGGATGTTGGTATGGGATTGTCGGTATGGCGATCGCTTTGGTGGCAACCATTTTTGGTCCGCAATCAGCAGGTACATTTTGGATTCTGATCGCGATGGCGGTAGGTGCGGTGATTGGGATTAAACGTGCCTTAAAAGTGGAAATGACCGAAATGCCTGAGCTAGTAGCAATTTTGCACAGCTTTGTCGGTTTAGCTGCGGTATTAGTCGGCTTTAATAGTTACGGTTTACACCATGAAGCCGTGATGCCAGCCAATCTTGATGCAGCAGCACAAGCGGCATTTATAGCTGAGCAACAGGTACTGAGTAATATCCATAATGTAGAAGTGTTCTTGGGGATCTTTATTGGTGCCGTGACATTTACCGGCTCAGTAGTCGCCTTCGGTAAATTACGTGGTATTATCGATTCCAAAGCACTCACTTTGCCACATCGTCATAAATTAAATTTAGCCGCCATCGTGGTTTCAGCCTTGTTAATGGTGTCTTTCTTAAATAGCCCAGAAAATATTTTTCCTGTGCTATTGATGACAGCCATTGCGCTTGCTTTTGGTTGGCATCTCGTCGCATCAATTGGTGGCGCGGATATGCCAGTGGTAGTGTCGATGCTGAACTCTTATTCAGGTTGGGCAGCGGCAGCCGCAGGTTTTATGTTAAGCAATGACTTGTTGATCGTCACTGGTGCATTAGTGGGATCATCGGGTGCTATTCTGTCTTACATTATGTGTAAAGCCATGAATCGCTCATTTATTAGTGTGATTGCAGGTGGATTTGGTAACGATCCGGTGGCAAGTAGCGATGAAGAACAAGGCGAACACCGTGAAACCACGGCAGAGGAAGTGGCAGAATTACTCAAAAACTCAAGCTCGGTGATTATTACACCGGGATATGGTATGGCGGTGGCGCAAGCGCAATACCCTGTAGCGGAAATTACGCAAAAATTACGTGAACGCGGTATCAATGTTCGTTTTGGTATTCACCCTGTGGCAGGGCGTTTACCGGGGCACATGAACGTGTTATTGGCAGAGGCGAAAGTGCCTTATGATATCGTATTAGAAATGGACGAAATTAATGATGATTTCGCGGATACTGATACGGTTCTCGTTATTGGCGCCAATGATACCGTTAACCCAGCGGCAATGGATGATCCAAACAGCCCGATCGCAGGTATGCCAGTATTAGAAGTGTGGAAAGCACAAAATGTGATTGTGTTTAAACGCTCAATGAATACCGGTTATGCTGGGGTACAAAATCCATTGTTCTTTAAAGACAACACACAAATGCTATTTGGTGATGCGAAAGATCGCGTTGATGATATTTTGAAAGCGCTTTAA